In one window of Brassica rapa cultivar Chiifu-401-42 chromosome A07, CAAS_Brap_v3.01, whole genome shotgun sequence DNA:
- the LOC103832264 gene encoding MATH domain and coiled-coil domain-containing protein At2g42470 has protein sequence MVANPESLRPGFVIRVSFFFVMLNQSGKELYRTKEMCKLFCDKVCDEAKGWGCYESLPLEFETNKIILKLEIVKVVEVVDWNEMIEFNGFQIHYSQIEPVNSLFLDHRGFTHKFRLKNELLKTTYMNVLLALVETLNKPQHSLTETELSNARSDLVELTEAGFKLNWLKTMLDEVSFDGNKGNFADHGSQVEQHIKEKVEAARDWLEGAIHSWKGHLGFVHLRNEKID, from the exons ATGGTTGCGAATCCTGAATCTTTGAGACCTGGATTCGTAATACGAGTTAGTTTCTTCTTCGTTATGCTGAATCAATCAGGCAAAGAGTTATACAGAACAAAAG AAATGTGCAAATTGTTCTGCGATAAGGTCTGCGATGAGGCCAAGGGATGGGGTTGCTACGAGTCCCTGCCTCTTGAATTCGAGACGAATAAAATCATCCTAAAACTCGAAATCGTAAAAGTAGTTGAAGTTGTTGATTGGAATGAGATGATAGAATTTAATGGTTTCCAGATTCATTATTCTCag ATTGAACCAGTTAATTCGCTTTTCCTGGATCACCGGGGCTTTACACATAAATTCCGTCTAAAGAACGAATTATTGAAGACAACATACATGAACGTCCTCCTTGCTCTCGTAGAGACACTGAACAAGCCTCAACATAGTTTGACCGAGACTGAGCTAAGCAATGCTCGCAGCGACCTGGTCGAGCTAACAGAAGCAGGTTTCAAGCTAAACTGGTTAAAGACAATGCTTGATGAGGTTTCCTTTGATGGGAATAAAGGAAATTTTGCTGATCATGGGTCACAAGTCGAACAACACATCAAGGAGAAGGTCGAGGCTGCTAGAGACTGGCTCGAGGGTGCTATTCACTCTTGGAAAGGACATTTGGGATTTGTTCATCTTCGTAATGAGAAAATCGACTGA
- the LOC103831870 gene encoding CLAVATA3/ESR (CLE)-related protein 13 has translation MATSRVSHVIGFLLCISLLLLLVSEGFFVRLNSMSSIKPFPSPVISSLRPGRRAFVVSKFDFTPFMKDLRRKDHQDVSRLGGSEIDPRYGVEKRLVPSGPNPLHH, from the coding sequence ATGGCCACGAGTAGAGTCTCCCACGTCATAGGGTTTCTTCTATgtatctctcttcttctcctgtTGGTCTCTGAAGGTTTCTTTGTTAGGCTCAACTCCATGTCCTCCATAAAGCCTTTTCCATCTCCGGTTATTAGCTCGCTGCGACCAGGAAGAAGAGCTTTTGTGGTAAGTAAGTTTGACTTCACACCGTTCATGAAAGACCTTCGCCGAAAAGATCATCAAGATGTTTCACGGCTGGGAGGATCCGAGATCGACCCAAGATATGGAGTTGAGAAACGGCTCGTCCCATCTGGTCCAAACCCCTTGCACCACTGA
- the LOC108869028 gene encoding MATH domain and coiled-coil domain-containing protein At2g42470 has protein sequence MEDQNQTSFTFMIDNLSDKITESPKFLNGGWEWVVDVYSKEEDHKLYVYHFLMVANPESLRPGLIRRVSFFFVILNQSGKELYRTNEICKLFCDKVSGWGCYEPLPLEFETNKITLKLEVVKVVEVVDWNEMIEFNGFQIHYSQVESVNSLFLNHRGFEINFRLKNELLKTTYMNVLLALVDTLNKPPHSLTETELSNARSDLVELTEAGFKLNWLKTMLDEVSLDRNKENIADHGSQVEQHIKEKVEAARDWLEGAIHSWKGRLGFAPLRNEKID, from the exons ATGGAGGATCAAAATCAGACGAGTTTCACATTTATGATAGATAACTTGTCGGACAAGATAACAGAATCACCAAAGTTCTTAAACGGCGGCTGGGAATG GGTTGTTGATGTTTATTCCAAAGAGGAAGACCACAAGTTATATGTGTACCACTTCCTTATGGTTGCGAATCCTGAATCCTTGAGACCTGGATTGATAAGACGAGTTAGTTTCTTCTTCGTTATACTGAATCAATCCGGCAAAGAGTTATACAGAACAAATG AAATATGCAAATTGTTCTGCGATAAGGTCAGTGGATGGGGTTGCTACGAGCCCCTGCCTCTTGAATTCGAGACGAATAAAATCACCCTAAAGCTCGAAGTCGTAAAAGTAGTTGAAGTTGTTGATTGGAATGAGATGATAGAATTTAATGGTTTCCAGATTCATTATTCTCAG GTTGAATCAGTTAATTCGCTTTTCCTGAATCACCGGGGCTTTGAAATAAATTTCCGTCTAAAGAACGAATTGTTGAAGACAACATACATGAACGTTCTCCTTGCTCTCGTCGACACACTGAACAAGCCTCCACATAGCTTGACCGAGACTGAGCTAAGCAACGCTCGCAGCGACCTGGTCGAGCTAACAGAAGCAGGTTTCAAGCTAAACTGGTTAAAGACAATGCTTGATGAGGTTTCCTTGGATAggaataaagaaaatattgctGATCATGGGTCACAAGTCGAACAACACATCAAGGAGAAGGTCGAGGCTGCTAGAGATTGGCTCGAGGGTGCTATTCACTCTTGGAAAGGACGTTTGGGATTTGCTCCTCTTCGTAATGAGAAAATAGACTGA
- the LOC103831871 gene encoding uncharacterized protein LOC103831871, translated as MARNANSNVFLEEWLRVVSGSSVSSGLVKQDSAPSARSIIQAWSEIRESLQSQRFDTRYLQALRALVSSESTIHVADPQAKLLIAILSLKDVSLPYESCTLVMRLLYVWIRKAFRPSQALVGSAVQAIRGVVVDDGRSNLQPVLLAQSVLVAGAFASVHSVSGELKVLSLELLCRLLEGEGSLVGSREELVPVVLAGIGYGLSSSSDVHYVRLLDSLFGCSIWLKDGSVTHGLMILHLVEWVVSGYMRSNYVNKMSLFANEVLETSKADYTPFAVLMAAAGVLRASAAGSQNLEVVSKLRNSAEKRLDAVAQLLVANGSITQRDDLLLKCFAIALARCGTVSPSPPLLLCLASALLTQVFPLGNIYESFCKDPIGPRLIWVREHLSGVLFKESGAITGAFCNQYAKANEENKYIVENMVWDFCQNLYLQHRQIALLLRGVEDTLLGDIEKIAESSFLMVVVFALAVTKQWLNPIVSEERKMETSVKILVSFSCVEYFRHIRLPEYMETIREVISCVQENDATCVSFVESIPAYGSLTNPKDLFTQRIEYEWSRDDVQTSRILFYLRVIPTCIGRLSASAFRRVVASTMFLYIGHPNRKVARASHTLFVAFLSSAKESEEDERNQLKQDLVYYYMERSLEGYPEITPFEGLASGVAALTRHLPAGSPAIFYSVHSLVEKASTFKTDALQGSKSDPGNQILDLLLRLVSLVDIQVLPYLMKSLAQLIIVLPKEKQNMVLGELYGQVAESDDVIRKPSLVSWLQSLNYLCSNNRTQGSGSGPTIDTSNQLAARL; from the exons ATGGCGAGAAACGCTAACAGTAACGTGTTTCTCGAAGAATGGTTGAGAGTTGTGAGTGGAAGCAGCGTCTCTAGTGGTTTAGTGAAGCAGGACTCTGCACCATCTGCTAGGTCTATTATTCAAGCATGGTCCGAGATTCGTGAGTCTCTTCAAAGCCAGAGGTTCGATACACGTTACCTTCAAGCTTTGAGAGCTTTGGTTAGCTCTGAGTCCACTATCCACGTCGCTGATCCCCAAGCAAAGCTTCTTATCGCTATACTATCTTTAAAAGATGTCTCTCTTCCGTATGAGTCTTGTACGCTTGTTATGAGATTACTCTATGTGTGGATTAGGAAAGCTTTTAGACCCTCTCAGGCTCTTGTTGGTTCGGCTGTTCAGGCTATTCGTGgcgttgttgttgatgatggtAGGAGTAATCTGCAGCCGGTGTTGTTAGCGCAGAGCGTTCTGGTGGCTGGTGCTTTTGCGAGTGTGCATTCTGTGTCGGGAGAGTTGAAAGTGTTGAGCTTGGAGTTGCTATGCAGGCTTTTGGAAGGAGAGGGATCACTGGTGGGATCTCGAGAAGAGCTTGTTCCTGTAGTGCTTGCGGGGATCGGGTATGGTTTATCCTCTTCGTCTGATGTTCATTACGTTAGGCTATTGGATTCCTTGTTTGGCTGCAGCATTTGGTTGAAAGATGGTAGTGTCACTCATGGGCTGATGATTCTTCATTTGGTCGAGTGGGTTGTGTCAGGTTACATGAGGTCTAACTATGTAAACAAGATGTCTCTCTTTGCAAACGAGGTACTAGAGACTTCTAAGGCAGACTACACTCCTTTTGCTGTCTTAATGGCAGCAGCGGGAGTACTCAGAGCTTCCGCGGCAGGATCACAGAATCTTGAGGTTGTTTCTAAACTTAGAAACTCAGCGGAAAAACGTTTAGACGCTGTAGCTCAACTTTTAGTTGCTAATGGTTCAATCACTCAGAGAGATGATCTTCTGTTGAAGTGCTTTGCTATAGCATTGGCTCGATGTGGGACTGTTTCTCCCTCTCCTCCTCTGCTTCTGTGCCTCGCTTCTGCATTGTTAACTCAGGTGTTTCCTCTGGGCAATATATATGAATCGTTTTGCAAAGATCCTATTGGACCAAGACTCATTTGGGTGAGGGAGCATCTTTCTGGTGTTCTCTTCAAGGAATCAGGGGCCATAACCGGAGCTTTCTGCAATCAATACGCAAAAGCAAATGAAGAGAACAAATACATTGTGGAGAATATGGTTTGGGACTTCTGTCAAAACCTCTACTTACAGCACCGTCAGATCGCTCTACTGCTTCGTGGTGTAGAAGATACATTGCTTGGAGACATAGAGAAGATCGCAGAATCATCTTTCCTCATGGTTGTGGTCTTTGCGCTAGCTGTCACAAAACAGTGGCTGAATCCAATAGTGTCTGAAGAAAGAAAGATGGAGACATCAGTCAAGATACTAGTTTCGTTCTCATGTGTAGAGTATTTTAGACATATTCGCTTACCTGAATACATGGAGACGATCAGAGAGGTGATCTCATGCGTCCAGGAGAATGATGCTACTTGTGTTTCATTTGTAGAGTCCATCCCTGCCTATGGTAGCTTGACGAATCCGAAAG ACTTGTTTACGCAGAGGATAGAGTATGAATGGTCAAGAGATGATGTGCAGACATCTCGAATACTGTTTTATCTTCGAGTGATCCCAACGTGCATTGGAAGGTTATCTGCTTCTGCCTTCAGGAGAGTTGTtgcatcaaccatgttttt ATATATTGGACATCCTAACAGGAAAGTGGCACGAGCATCTCATACTTTGTTTGTAGCATTCCTCTCTTCGGCAAAGGAGTCGGAAGAGGACGAAAGAAACCAACTCAAACAAGACCTTGTTTACTATTACATGGAAAGATCTTTGGAG GGTTATCCTGAGATCACACCATTTGAAGGTTTGGCTTCAGGCGTTGCAGCCTTGACCCGGCATCTACCTGCAGGAAGTCCTGCTATATTTTACTCTGTCCACAGCCTTGTCGAGAAGGCTTCAACGTTTAAAACCGATGCGTTGCAAGGAAGTAAGTCTGATCCTGGTAATCAGATTCTTGACTTGCTTCTGAGACTCGTCTCTTTGGTTGATATACAA GTGTTGCCGTATCTGATGAAGTCATTAGCACAGCTTATTATAGTGTTACCAAAAGAAAAGCAGAACATGGTGCTTGGTGAACTGTATGGTCAAGTGGCTGAATCAGACGATGTGATTCGCAAGCCTTCTTTAGTCTCTTGGCTACAGTCACTGAACTACTTGTGTTCTAATAACCGGACTCAAGGCTCAGGTTCTGGACCAACTATAGACACTTCGAACCAGTTGGCTGCTCGGCTCTAG